Proteins from one Planctomyces sp. SH-PL62 genomic window:
- a CDS encoding discoidin domain-containing protein, whose protein sequence is MLANRVVPSGIVTARGSNPGGGEGAAQAFDGTAQTKWLDFAGSSWIQYQFAAGAAHVVTQYTITSANDTATFPTRAPESWILKGSNDGANWTILDSRRGEAITANFTSRTYRFSNTTAFKYYKFDDILAGKDANGDRGSVIQVGEIALQTSRVLAVKAGSATVAGWGDDAAHASGGNFYSTGQFIDVSAVVDPAPQSIYQNERNGNFTYTISGLAPGGKYKVRLHFAENYWTAPGQRTFNVAVNGSLALDHFDILAAAGGQYKAVVREIDATADSLGRIVVNFDGTGQPDQPKVGGVEVVIPNIDLARGKSVTSLINESSSFGPGNVVDGDETTRWSSGQWSRNNQIAWLVIDLGARFDIDRVRLNWEAAFGVDYQIQVSDDGSDWTMVRDVVGATTGGVVEHANLKAGGRYVRIYMTRSRINPTNNFSIYSVNVHGA, encoded by the coding sequence ATGCTCGCGAATCGGGTGGTTCCGTCTGGGATCGTCACCGCTCGCGGCAGCAACCCCGGCGGCGGCGAGGGGGCCGCGCAGGCGTTCGACGGCACGGCCCAGACCAAGTGGCTGGACTTCGCCGGTTCGAGCTGGATCCAGTATCAGTTCGCGGCGGGGGCGGCGCACGTGGTCACGCAGTACACGATCACCAGCGCGAACGACACGGCCACATTTCCCACTCGGGCCCCGGAGAGTTGGATTCTCAAGGGGTCGAACGATGGCGCGAACTGGACGATCCTCGATTCGCGTCGCGGCGAGGCGATCACGGCGAACTTCACGTCGCGGACGTATCGCTTCTCGAACACCACGGCGTTCAAATACTACAAATTCGACGACATCCTCGCCGGCAAGGACGCCAACGGCGACCGAGGCTCGGTCATCCAGGTGGGTGAGATCGCTCTCCAGACCTCTCGGGTCCTCGCGGTCAAGGCCGGCTCGGCGACGGTCGCGGGGTGGGGCGACGACGCGGCCCACGCGAGCGGCGGCAACTTCTATTCCACCGGACAGTTCATCGACGTGAGCGCCGTCGTCGACCCCGCCCCCCAGTCGATCTATCAGAACGAGCGAAACGGGAACTTCACGTACACGATCTCGGGGCTGGCACCCGGCGGCAAGTACAAGGTGCGTCTCCACTTCGCCGAGAACTATTGGACGGCGCCCGGCCAGCGCACGTTCAACGTTGCCGTCAATGGATCGCTCGCGCTCGATCATTTCGACATCCTCGCCGCGGCTGGGGGCCAATACAAGGCGGTCGTGCGCGAGATCGACGCGACGGCCGATTCCCTCGGCAGGATCGTCGTGAACTTCGACGGCACCGGTCAACCCGACCAACCCAAGGTCGGGGGCGTCGAGGTCGTGATCCCGAATATCGACCTCGCCCGCGGCAAGAGCGTCACGTCGTTGATCAATGAAAGCTCCTCGTTCGGCCCCGGCAACGTCGTGGACGGCGACGAGACGACTCGCTGGTCCAGTGGGCAGTGGTCCCGGAACAATCAGATCGCGTGGCTCGTGATCGACCTCGGTGCCCGATTCGACATCGACCGCGTCAGACTCAATTGGGAGGCCGCCTTCGGCGTCGACTACCAGATCCAGGTGAGCGACGACGGAAGCGACTGGACGATGGTTCGGGACGTCGTTGGGGCCACGACGGGGGGCGTCGTGGAACACGCGAATCTCAAGGCGGGAGGACGGTATGTGCGAATCTATATGACCCGATCTCGCATCAATCCGACGAACAACTTCTCGATCTACAGCGTGAACGTTCACGGTGCCTGA
- a CDS encoding ferrous iron transport protein A: MVPLSLLRVGETGCVGEVLGHVDLVHRLREMGFYDGAKVKMIRKGSPCIIGLAGQRLGFRCDDLARVLVRIPAMAS, translated from the coding sequence ATGGTTCCCTTGTCGTTGCTCCGGGTCGGCGAGACCGGGTGCGTCGGCGAGGTGCTCGGCCACGTCGATCTGGTCCATCGACTCCGCGAGATGGGGTTTTATGACGGAGCGAAGGTCAAGATGATCCGCAAGGGGAGCCCCTGCATCATCGGCCTGGCCGGCCAGCGGCTGGGCTTCCGGTGCGACGACCTCGCCCGCGTCCTGGTCCGCATCCCGGCGATGGCCTCCTGA
- the feoB gene encoding ferrous iron transport protein B: MGNPNTGKSTLFGALSGVAQRVGNYPGVTVEKRTGEVAHDGRRWSLVDLPGTYSLAPRSPDEMVTVDVLLGRRADVPPPDVIICVASAVNLDRNLYLVSQAMEMGRPVVLALTMNDLAEAEGTKVDAQALSRRLGIPVVAVQAQRRVGLDALKDAVERAGVSDPPTIDGLFPEPFQCEIDRLAADLDGRLGANLTGAHSTRYLVERLVLDAGSYVEEALGLPEAERQELRGRVQEVRDRLAEAGCRTPEVETTSRYAWIADATEGVVVHGVEAGPRVADRLDSVLTHWFWGSLILIAVLLLTFSAVFAWATIPMDWIDAGIGAVGAAIEGAMPEGPIRSLLVDGIVGGIGAVVIFLPQIMILIGILAVLEECGYLSRAAYLMDRIMVHVGLSGKSFIPLLSSFACAIPGVMATRVIENRRDRLTTILIAPLMSCSARLPVYVLMIGAFIPKRAYLGGWVQLQGLTMVGMYLVGVVVAAAVALILKRTFLRGATPIFLMEMPAYQWPSPVVVVKRMLERGWDFLYNAGTIIFAVSIVMWGLLYYPRLSDADLAPMLAVKEQAGRELDAARSAGDEAQAADAEEAVQAADDHIAGAQQRQSLLGRMGRVIEPVVRPLGWDWRIGSAAIASFPAREVVVATLGVIFDVGEDVAEGEGEQRLTQALQAATWPDSGKPLFTIPVALSIMVFFALCAQCVSTLAVVWRETGSWIWPALSFSYMTILAYIGAFLTYQVGTWLGS; the protein is encoded by the coding sequence GTGGGCAATCCCAACACCGGCAAGTCGACGCTCTTCGGGGCGCTCTCGGGCGTCGCCCAGCGGGTGGGGAACTATCCGGGGGTGACGGTCGAGAAGCGGACGGGCGAGGTCGCCCACGACGGCCGGCGGTGGTCGCTGGTCGACCTTCCGGGCACCTATAGCCTGGCCCCACGCTCGCCCGACGAGATGGTCACGGTCGACGTCCTGCTGGGGCGTCGGGCCGACGTCCCGCCGCCCGACGTCATCATCTGCGTCGCGTCGGCCGTCAATCTGGACCGGAATCTCTACCTGGTCAGCCAGGCGATGGAGATGGGCCGTCCGGTCGTCCTCGCCCTGACGATGAACGACCTGGCCGAGGCCGAGGGGACGAAGGTCGACGCCCAGGCCCTGTCGCGACGGCTCGGCATCCCGGTCGTCGCCGTCCAGGCCCAGCGCCGGGTGGGGCTCGACGCCCTCAAGGATGCGGTGGAGCGGGCGGGGGTGAGCGACCCACCGACGATCGACGGCCTGTTCCCCGAGCCGTTCCAGTGCGAGATCGACAGGTTGGCCGCGGATCTGGACGGCCGGCTCGGGGCGAACCTCACCGGCGCCCACTCGACGCGATATCTGGTCGAACGCCTGGTCCTGGACGCCGGCTCGTACGTCGAGGAGGCGCTGGGGCTCCCGGAGGCCGAGCGGCAGGAACTTCGAGGCCGCGTCCAGGAGGTCCGGGACCGGCTCGCCGAGGCCGGCTGCCGCACGCCCGAGGTGGAGACGACCTCGCGATACGCCTGGATCGCCGACGCGACCGAGGGGGTCGTCGTCCACGGCGTCGAGGCGGGCCCTCGAGTCGCCGACCGCCTCGATTCGGTCCTCACGCACTGGTTCTGGGGCTCGCTGATCCTGATCGCCGTCCTGCTGCTGACCTTCAGCGCGGTCTTCGCCTGGGCGACGATCCCCATGGACTGGATCGACGCCGGGATCGGGGCCGTCGGGGCCGCGATCGAAGGGGCGATGCCCGAAGGGCCGATCCGCAGCCTGCTCGTCGACGGGATCGTCGGCGGCATCGGCGCCGTGGTCATCTTCCTGCCCCAGATCATGATCCTCATCGGCATCCTCGCCGTCCTGGAAGAGTGCGGCTACCTGTCCCGCGCGGCCTACCTGATGGACCGGATCATGGTCCACGTCGGCCTGAGCGGCAAGTCGTTCATCCCGCTCCTCTCCTCGTTCGCCTGCGCCATCCCCGGCGTTATGGCGACGCGGGTGATCGAGAACCGTCGCGACCGACTGACGACCATCCTGATCGCCCCGCTGATGAGCTGCAGCGCCCGCCTGCCGGTCTACGTCCTGATGATCGGCGCGTTCATCCCGAAGCGGGCGTACCTGGGGGGCTGGGTCCAGCTCCAGGGGCTGACCATGGTCGGGATGTATCTCGTGGGGGTGGTCGTGGCCGCGGCCGTGGCCCTGATCCTCAAGCGGACGTTCCTCCGCGGCGCCACTCCCATCTTCCTGATGGAGATGCCCGCCTACCAGTGGCCCTCGCCGGTCGTCGTCGTGAAACGGATGCTCGAACGGGGCTGGGACTTCCTCTACAACGCCGGCACGATCATCTTCGCCGTCTCCATCGTGATGTGGGGCCTGCTGTATTACCCCCGGCTCTCCGACGCCGACCTGGCGCCGATGCTCGCCGTGAAGGAGCAGGCCGGGCGCGAGCTGGACGCGGCGCGGTCGGCGGGCGACGAGGCGCAGGCCGCCGACGCCGAGGAGGCCGTGCAGGCCGCCGACGACCACATCGCCGGGGCCCAGCAGCGGCAGAGCCTGCTCGGCCGGATGGGGAGGGTCATCGAGCCGGTCGTCCGCCCGCTGGGCTGGGACTGGCGGATCGGCAGCGCGGCGATCGCCTCGTTCCCGGCCCGCGAGGTCGTCGTGGCGACCCTCGGCGTCATCTTCGACGTCGGCGAGGACGTGGCCGAAGGGGAGGGGGAGCAGCGGCTCACCCAGGCCCTCCAGGCGGCGACCTGGCCGGACTCCGGCAAGCCCCTGTTCACGATCCCGGTCGCGCTCTCGATCATGGTCTTCTTCGCCCTCTGCGCCCAGTGCGTCTCCACGCTGGCGGTCGTCTGGCGCGAGACCGGGAGCTGGATCTGGCCGGCGCTCTCATTCTCTTACATGACGATCCTGGCCTACATCGGGGCCTTCCTGACCTATCAAGTGGGGACGTGGCTCGGCTCGTGA
- a CDS encoding carboxymuconolactone decarboxylase family protein: protein MAASSVLAALSTLHATAGDESPSAPSPVAVTRPGLKQVLEGSKQSKPRLPLPPLTEEDKARAEKAAADPKRGVFAGIVNNGRMRNYYLAPEFRSEFYVRPSDVGKTDPKSILRMGAGDPAMPLDPTVRIMFFWLVARANNCYYCLGHQEVKLKAAGVTDDQLAALDTDWSAFPQADAAAFAFVKTLAKAPQEIADADLDALRGHHDDLAILDMIFSTGNYCAMTRWTGGLAIPQEDHRDYLTPTAAAYRELPSLVAPLDPGRAAAQAVCKPSAANRPALESRSDVEARLAAARDRKPRLPLVEEEKARKILPDDWSAAPLPNWVRLLANFPEAGKARIVSLAAGASADKGVLDPTLRAQIAWIAARQDRAWYALGHAKKRLQELGQSDDAIFALDAPDDRFTPGQKAAFHLARKLTVDPAMVTDADVEAVRKHYNDRETAEVVYFVTVASFFGRVTEAAGLPLEF, encoded by the coding sequence ATGGCCGCGTCGTCGGTCCTGGCGGCGCTGTCGACCTTGCACGCGACGGCCGGCGACGAATCGCCCTCCGCTCCCTCGCCGGTGGCGGTCACGCGGCCCGGCTTGAAGCAGGTGCTCGAAGGTTCCAAGCAGAGCAAGCCCCGGCTGCCGCTCCCCCCCTTGACCGAGGAGGACAAGGCCCGCGCCGAGAAGGCCGCCGCCGACCCCAAGCGCGGCGTGTTCGCGGGGATCGTCAACAACGGCCGGATGCGCAATTATTATCTCGCCCCCGAGTTCCGAAGCGAGTTCTACGTGCGGCCGTCGGACGTGGGAAAGACCGACCCCAAATCGATCCTCCGCATGGGCGCGGGCGACCCGGCGATGCCGCTCGACCCGACGGTGCGGATCATGTTCTTCTGGCTCGTCGCGAGGGCGAACAACTGCTACTACTGCCTCGGCCATCAGGAGGTCAAACTGAAGGCGGCCGGCGTCACCGACGACCAGCTCGCGGCGCTCGACACGGACTGGTCGGCGTTCCCACAGGCCGACGCTGCGGCGTTCGCGTTCGTGAAGACGCTGGCGAAGGCTCCCCAGGAAATCGCCGACGCCGACCTCGACGCGCTGCGCGGCCATCATGACGACCTCGCGATCCTCGACATGATCTTCTCGACCGGCAACTACTGCGCGATGACCCGCTGGACCGGCGGCCTGGCGATCCCCCAGGAGGACCATCGCGACTACCTGACCCCGACCGCCGCGGCCTATCGCGAGCTCCCCAGCCTGGTCGCGCCGCTGGACCCGGGTCGGGCGGCGGCGCAGGCCGTCTGCAAGCCCTCGGCCGCGAACCGCCCGGCGCTGGAGTCGCGGTCGGACGTGGAGGCCCGCCTGGCCGCGGCCCGCGATCGGAAGCCCCGCCTGCCGCTGGTCGAAGAGGAGAAGGCCCGCAAGATCCTCCCCGACGACTGGTCCGCCGCCCCGCTGCCGAACTGGGTCCGCCTCCTCGCGAACTTCCCCGAGGCCGGCAAGGCCCGCATCGTGAGCCTCGCCGCCGGGGCCTCGGCCGACAAGGGCGTCCTCGACCCGACGCTTCGCGCCCAGATCGCCTGGATCGCCGCCCGCCAGGACCGAGCCTGGTACGCGCTCGGGCACGCCAAGAAGCGGCTCCAGGAACTCGGCCAGTCGGACGACGCGATCTTCGCCCTCGACGCCCCGGACGACCGCTTCACGCCGGGCCAGAAGGCCGCATTCCACCTGGCGAGGAAGCTGACCGTCGACCCGGCCATGGTCACCGACGCCGACGTCGAAGCCGTCCGCAAGCATTACAACGACCGCGAGACCGCCGAGGTCGTCTACTTCGTGACCGTCGCCTCGTTCTTCGGCCGCGTCACCGAGGCCGCCGGACTCCCCCTGGAGTTCTGA
- a CDS encoding DUF1559 domain-containing protein: MTTALATSRRRGFTLIELLVVIAIIAVLIALLLPAVQAAREAARRAQCVNNLKQIGLAVHNYHDTHQKFPLGRVVEVAGSAVSINKAYSPHSQILPFVEQSPLYQAINFNLTWNPDPNNGGYDGNKTARATLVSAFLCPSDAVTTVPQGYAGTNYRASEGSNFLFGHGKSDPTGVNAALRGPDGVFFANEAKGMAELSDGTSNTAMFSEHILGDFSQAIASEHGDTFNPGAYPATQDEAVQACREMNWKDLSKQGFSDVGAPWLYGYHSTTSYYHVGPPQSRSCMFPPLRIATTANSKHPGGVNVLLGDGSVKFVKDSVNIQTWRAMGSRNMGEIISSDAL, from the coding sequence ATGACGACCGCTCTCGCAACGTCTCGCCGCCGTGGTTTCACGCTGATCGAGCTGCTGGTGGTGATCGCCATCATCGCCGTCCTCATCGCCCTGCTGCTGCCGGCCGTCCAGGCGGCGCGCGAGGCCGCCCGCCGCGCCCAGTGCGTCAACAACCTGAAGCAGATCGGCCTGGCGGTCCACAACTACCACGACACCCACCAGAAGTTCCCGCTGGGTCGGGTGGTGGAGGTCGCCGGCTCTGCCGTGAGCATCAACAAAGCCTATTCGCCCCACAGCCAGATCCTGCCGTTCGTCGAGCAGTCGCCGCTGTATCAGGCGATCAACTTCAACCTGACCTGGAACCCCGACCCGAACAACGGCGGCTACGACGGCAACAAGACCGCGAGGGCCACGCTGGTCTCGGCGTTCCTCTGCCCGTCCGACGCCGTGACGACCGTGCCCCAGGGCTACGCCGGGACCAACTACCGCGCCAGCGAAGGGTCGAACTTCCTGTTCGGCCACGGCAAGTCCGACCCGACCGGCGTGAACGCCGCCCTCCGCGGCCCCGACGGCGTCTTCTTCGCCAACGAGGCGAAGGGGATGGCCGAACTCAGCGACGGCACGTCCAACACCGCGATGTTCAGCGAGCACATCCTGGGCGACTTCAGCCAGGCCATCGCCAGCGAGCACGGCGACACGTTCAACCCCGGCGCCTATCCGGCCACCCAGGACGAGGCCGTGCAGGCCTGCCGCGAGATGAACTGGAAGGACCTCTCCAAGCAGGGCTTTTCCGACGTCGGCGCCCCCTGGCTCTACGGCTACCACTCGACGACCTCGTACTACCACGTCGGCCCGCCCCAGAGCCGGTCTTGCATGTTCCCGCCGCTGCGGATCGCCACCACGGCCAACAGCAAGCACCCCGGCGGCGTCAACGTCCTGCTGGGGGACGGCTCGGTCAAGTTCGTCAAGGATTCGGTCAACATCCAGACCTGGCGCGCGATGGGCTCTCGCAACATGGGCGAGATCATCAGCAGCGACGCCCTGTGA
- a CDS encoding dihydrofolate reductase — MDVSFVVAMARNRVIGRDGALPWRLPRDLRHFRALTWGKPIIMGRKTHESLGRALPGRLNIVLSRGSFPHTAEIQVAHSVEQALEQARLAGAEEAMIIGGGQVYEAFHALATRIHLTLVEGDFPGDTYFPFDPLAAPDWRAVHDERWEADASNPFDASYLVLERGSGPAGSADA; from the coding sequence ATGGACGTTTCCTTCGTGGTCGCCATGGCCCGGAACCGCGTGATCGGCCGCGACGGGGCCCTCCCCTGGCGGCTCCCGCGCGACCTGCGGCACTTCCGCGCCCTGACCTGGGGCAAGCCGATCATCATGGGCCGCAAGACCCACGAATCCCTCGGCCGAGCCCTGCCGGGCCGGTTGAACATCGTCCTGTCGCGAGGCTCGTTCCCGCACACGGCGGAAATCCAGGTCGCGCATTCGGTCGAACAGGCCCTGGAGCAGGCCCGGCTCGCGGGGGCCGAGGAAGCCATGATCATCGGCGGCGGCCAGGTCTACGAGGCATTCCACGCCCTCGCCACGCGGATCCACCTCACGCTCGTGGAAGGCGACTTTCCCGGCGACACGTACTTCCCGTTCGACCCGCTCGCCGCGCCCGACTGGCGGGCCGTCCACGACGAACGATGGGAGGCCGACGCATCGAATCCGTTCGATGCGTCGTACCTGGTCCTCGAACGCGGCTCGGGCCCGGCCGGTTCGGCCGACGCCTAG
- a CDS encoding thymidylate synthase — translation MRPYLDLLKDVRENGLRKPTRAVLRSTGEKVDALSVFGRQIRFDLADGFPLVTTKKTAFNAIAHELIWFLRGSTNIAYLREHGVTIWDEWADEEGELGPVYGRQWRSWQAPDGRDIDQIAELVAGIKAVIADPTASVGRRLIVSAWNPAEIAEMALPPCHTLFQFSVAAGRLSCQLYQRSADLFLGVPFNIASYALLTHLTAHVTGLEPGEFIHTFGDAHIYTNHLDQVDEQLGRDPLPPPRLEIDAGVRDLATVERSQIRLVGYQSWPALRGEVAV, via the coding sequence ATGCGCCCGTATCTGGATCTGTTGAAGGACGTGCGCGAGAACGGCCTGCGCAAGCCGACTCGGGCCGTCCTGCGCTCGACGGGCGAGAAGGTCGACGCCCTGAGCGTCTTCGGCCGCCAGATCCGGTTCGACCTGGCCGACGGCTTCCCCCTGGTCACGACCAAGAAGACGGCGTTCAACGCGATCGCCCACGAGCTGATCTGGTTCCTGCGGGGGTCGACGAACATCGCCTACCTCCGCGAACATGGCGTCACCATCTGGGACGAATGGGCCGACGAGGAGGGCGAACTGGGTCCGGTGTACGGCCGGCAGTGGCGGTCGTGGCAGGCCCCGGACGGTCGCGACATCGACCAGATCGCCGAACTCGTCGCCGGGATCAAGGCCGTGATCGCCGACCCGACCGCCTCGGTGGGACGGCGGCTGATCGTCTCCGCCTGGAACCCGGCCGAGATCGCCGAGATGGCCCTCCCCCCCTGCCACACCCTCTTCCAGTTCAGCGTCGCCGCCGGTCGGCTCTCCTGCCAGCTCTACCAGCGCTCCGCCGACCTGTTCCTGGGGGTCCCGTTCAACATCGCCAGCTACGCCCTGCTCACCCACCTGACGGCCCACGTCACGGGATTGGAGCCCGGCGAATTCATCCACACGTTCGGCGACGCTCACATCTACACCAACCATCTAGATCAGGTCGACGAACAGCTCGGGCGCGATCCCCTGCCCCCGCCCCGGCTGGAGATCGACGCCGGCGTCCGCGACCTGGCGACCGTCGAGCGGTCCCAGATCCGGCTGGTCGGATACCAATCGTGGCCGGCCCTGCGGGGAGAGGTCGCGGTCTGA
- a CDS encoding aldo/keto reductase, with product MQERRFGRLGWRVSEVGYGMWGLAGWTGNDDQETTAALERSVALGCNFFDTAWGYGEGRSERILGDLLKRHSEKRLYVATKIPPKNFQWPSRRGMTLDECFPPDHIREYTEKSLTNLGVSTIDLQQFHVWEDAWADDDRWLRTVEDLKREGLVRGFGVSVNRWEPTNVLRTLRTDAIDAVQVIYNIFDQAPEDELFPLCRERDVAVIARVPFDEGTLTGTLTRETKWPEGDWRNTYFVPENLSRSVDRAEALRPLVPAGMTMPELALRFILQEPTVSTIIPGMRKVRNVEANLGASDGRRLPDDLLAELRKHRWDRTPTSWSQ from the coding sequence ATGCAAGAGCGAAGGTTCGGGCGGCTGGGATGGCGAGTCAGCGAGGTCGGATACGGCATGTGGGGGCTGGCCGGCTGGACCGGCAACGACGACCAGGAGACCACCGCAGCCCTGGAGCGGTCCGTCGCCCTGGGCTGCAATTTCTTCGACACCGCCTGGGGATACGGCGAGGGCCGAAGCGAGCGGATCCTCGGCGACCTGCTCAAGCGGCATTCCGAGAAGCGGCTCTACGTCGCCACCAAGATCCCCCCCAAGAACTTCCAGTGGCCGTCGCGCCGGGGGATGACGCTCGACGAGTGCTTCCCGCCGGACCATATCCGCGAGTACACCGAGAAGTCGTTGACCAACCTCGGCGTCTCGACGATTGACCTCCAGCAGTTCCACGTCTGGGAAGACGCCTGGGCCGACGACGACCGCTGGCTCCGCACCGTCGAAGACCTCAAGCGCGAGGGGCTGGTCCGGGGCTTCGGCGTGAGCGTCAATCGCTGGGAGCCGACCAACGTCCTGCGCACCCTGCGCACCGACGCCATCGACGCGGTCCAGGTGATCTACAACATCTTCGACCAGGCCCCCGAGGACGAGCTGTTCCCCCTCTGCCGCGAGCGGGACGTCGCCGTGATCGCCCGCGTCCCGTTCGACGAGGGGACGCTCACCGGCACCCTCACCAGGGAGACGAAGTGGCCCGAGGGGGATTGGCGGAACACGTACTTCGTCCCCGAGAACCTGTCGCGGAGCGTCGACCGCGCGGAGGCCTTGCGTCCCCTGGTCCCGGCCGGAATGACGATGCCGGAACTCGCCCTGCGGTTCATCCTCCAGGAACCGACCGTCTCGACGATCATTCCGGGCATGCGGAAGGTCCGCAACGTGGAAGCCAATCTCGGCGCGAGCGACGGCCGACGGCTCCCGGACGACCTGCTGGCCGAGCTTCGCAAGCACCGATGGGATCGGACGCCGACCTCCTGGTCGCAGTGA
- a CDS encoding SUMF1/EgtB/PvdO family nonheme iron enzyme: MNGDAPDEYDLADVPEPDRLDSEPPPPPKPTAPRVPGQPLPRMWKSEPDDAPVRPAASPKPRAAEPPPPPSRRGAPAAEGGSTRKTGLKPKPDLNEKGEKKVLIEDTPVFDTYETRQRVRLATGGMLVFVVGLAVYIVYSLFLYDPFPMDDLPPDDGYVVEAAPPPTKPDLDFEARAMLSRARESARNGRTDEAIALLEQLKKAYPKTRTAAQAQEALERPSQNLPLFLDGPTVKADAPAPQPPAAPEPPPAVVDARPPNAQVGGDARLAPPVNPAETLVVPPAPGEVAVQPASPGEAPDRRLPPGFAARPEAGVDPSGWPLAIVGDRDGAIMVFVPGGVFLMGEERDPQFASPEHKVRLGAYYIDRHEVTVGQFRRFVSETRYRGNWPAIDEKDEAKARAAEAMPMVLVSQADAMAFAEWAGKALPTEAQWEAAARTTDGRLYPWGDEPPNYSRKRVPRQVDAVMSFPEDRSPYDVFDLAGNVLEWTADAFDRNYYRSLAGRVVDDPAGAAPPRTGRYDVVVKGGKLGAASSREPIAPDKRLTYVGFRCALQVERLAPAPEIAVPVPASAPPSSPSRPASNPASPATKSAAPVVPF, translated from the coding sequence ATGAACGGCGACGCACCGGACGAATACGATCTGGCCGACGTTCCGGAGCCGGATCGGCTCGATTCCGAGCCGCCGCCTCCGCCGAAGCCCACGGCCCCGCGAGTCCCGGGACAGCCGCTGCCTCGGATGTGGAAGTCCGAACCCGACGACGCACCCGTACGCCCGGCGGCGAGCCCGAAACCCAGGGCCGCCGAGCCCCCGCCGCCGCCGTCGCGGAGGGGCGCACCCGCCGCCGAAGGGGGATCGACCCGGAAGACCGGGCTGAAACCCAAGCCCGACCTGAACGAGAAGGGGGAGAAGAAAGTCCTGATCGAGGACACCCCTGTCTTCGATACGTACGAGACCCGCCAGCGGGTCCGGCTGGCCACGGGCGGGATGCTCGTCTTCGTCGTCGGCCTGGCGGTCTACATCGTCTACAGCCTCTTCCTTTACGACCCGTTCCCGATGGACGACCTCCCCCCCGACGACGGCTACGTCGTCGAGGCGGCCCCCCCGCCGACCAAGCCGGACCTGGACTTCGAGGCCCGCGCCATGCTCTCGCGGGCGCGGGAGTCCGCCAGGAACGGCCGCACCGATGAGGCGATCGCCCTCCTGGAGCAGCTCAAGAAGGCGTATCCCAAGACCCGGACCGCCGCCCAGGCGCAGGAGGCCCTGGAGCGGCCCTCGCAGAACCTGCCCCTGTTCCTGGACGGCCCGACCGTCAAGGCCGATGCGCCTGCGCCCCAGCCCCCCGCCGCGCCCGAGCCTCCGCCGGCCGTCGTGGACGCCCGACCGCCGAACGCCCAGGTCGGCGGCGACGCCCGGCTCGCGCCGCCGGTCAATCCGGCCGAGACCCTCGTCGTTCCTCCCGCCCCCGGCGAGGTCGCGGTCCAGCCCGCATCGCCCGGCGAGGCTCCCGATCGGAGGCTCCCGCCCGGCTTCGCGGCCCGTCCCGAGGCCGGCGTCGATCCCAGCGGCTGGCCCCTGGCGATCGTCGGCGACCGCGACGGCGCGATCATGGTCTTCGTCCCCGGCGGCGTCTTCCTGATGGGCGAGGAACGCGACCCGCAGTTCGCCTCGCCCGAGCACAAGGTCCGCCTCGGGGCCTACTACATCGACCGCCACGAGGTGACCGTCGGCCAGTTCCGCCGCTTCGTCTCCGAGACCCGCTATCGCGGGAACTGGCCCGCGATCGACGAGAAGGACGAGGCGAAGGCCAGGGCGGCCGAGGCGATGCCCATGGTCCTGGTCAGCCAGGCCGACGCGATGGCCTTCGCCGAGTGGGCCGGCAAGGCGCTGCCGACCGAGGCGCAGTGGGAAGCCGCGGCGCGGACCACCGACGGCCGCCTCTATCCCTGGGGCGACGAGCCGCCGAACTACTCCAGGAAGCGCGTCCCGCGCCAGGTCGACGCGGTGATGTCGTTCCCGGAGGATCGCTCGCCCTACGACGTGTTCGACCTCGCGGGCAACGTCCTGGAATGGACGGCCGACGCCTTCGACCGCAACTACTATCGCTCGCTGGCCGGGCGGGTGGTCGACGACCCCGCCGGCGCCGCTCCTCCTCGGACGGGTCGTTACGACGTGGTGGTGAAGGGGGGCAAGCTCGGCGCGGCGTCGAGCCGCGAACCGATCGCGCCGGACAAGCGGCTCACCTACGTCGGATTCCGCTGCGCCTTGCAGGTCGAACGGCTCGCCCCCGCGCCGGAGATCGCGGTCCCGGTCCCGGCTAGCGCTCCGCCGTCGTCGCCGTCGCGGCCGGCGTCGAATCCGGCGAGCCCGGCGACGAAGTCGGCCGCTCCGGTCGTGCCGTTCTGA